The Gammaproteobacteria bacterium DNA segment TGAGGTTGCGTTGTCAGGCAGGGGCTGGGTAGGGGGTTCCCGATAAGGTCTATTACTCACGAGCAAGATTCAGAATAAAGCGACAGAGGCTTGGGGCGCCGCGCAGTGGCATGGGTAGTTCACGTTTGGTGGTGTCTGTTAATTCTTTTGTCAATATATGGAGCCTTCAATTTTCTACGCTTACCATTTAATTCCCTTGAAAATTACATCCTTCCGAATAGTGCCACGATACTGTTCCACCACTTCAAATATACTGTGCATTACATCACCGGTCAGGTAATGGGGTTCTACGCCTATATCGACCAACCCTTGGTAAATCGGATTATAGTAATGTTTATCTTTCTCTTTTCTTGGGTTTTCAAGATGTTCAATTTTTACTTCATGCCCCCGAGCAGCTCCTACGCGCTGCACCATTTCAGCTAGCTCATTGGCTGTGAAGGTTTCCATAATTTGATTGAATATTCGTAGTTCGCCCCTTTTGGCTGGAGTCTTTTCGGACATATGGACGCATTGCAATGTGTCCTTGATATTCAGATATCCGCGGGTTTGGCCACCCCCGCCATACACCGTAAGCGGATAATCCACAACCGCCTGAGTGATGAAACGATTGACAATAGTACCAAAGATTTCATCATAGTTGAACAAGGTCTTTAGTCTATCATCAATTTGCGACTCCTCGGTTTCTATGCCATAAACGGGTCCCTGCATCAAATCAGTTACCCTCAAATCCCACATGCGTACCCCGAACCACAGTAAGTCGGTATCCATAATCTTGGTAGTGTGATAAAGGGAGCTCGCCTGACGGGGGAAAAGAAATTTATCCTTACGCCCTTTATGTTCGATATCGATCCAGCCTTCCTCAATATCGATATCAGGCGTGCCGTACTCTCCCATGGTACCCAGCTTAACGATATGAGTGTGGCGTGCGAAGTCTCGTACCGCCCACATTAGATTGTTGGTTACTCGCAAATTATTGGTGATAGTGATATCAGCGTAATTGTAATCTATCAGCGAATAGGGGGCTGAAGGTTGTTCCGCGTAATGGATGATGGTATCGGGAATACCAGCAAATTGTTTATTAATGGACCAAGAATATTTCAATTTCCCGTCGAATAAACCGCGCATAATCTCCGGCCGAGTAAGGTCACCAATAATAACCTTGATCTCTTTCCCTGTCTTTTCATACCATATATTTACTCGTTCCAATAACGTGGGAACGGGATAAAGCATGCCGGTATCTAGCTCCACGCAGGCATTGCGACGGAAATAATTGTCAACAACCGTGACCTCGTAACCTCGAGCTGAGAAATACATGGCAGTAGGCCAGCCCAGGTAACCATCGCCACCGAGGATCAATACATGACTCATAATTTTTCCTCCTTATCGCCCGGCCAATATCGGTGGGCAGTGGGTTGTTCAGGTTTTTTCAAAAGTCCATGGTCTAGGAGAAAGCACTTTATCTGGTCAATATCGAGGGTCTGTTCCTGTTCCGAGATATAGGGCTTGGTAATCTGCGTGGTAATGGTGTCTTCATAGTCATAAGCGATCTCATTATAAATTCCTCGAAACGCCGGCAAGACACTGAAATAGTCGGTCAATTCGATAGTTCGGCGCATCTCCTCGGCGCTCATCAATTCTTCATATAATTTCTCGCCCGGTTTAACACCAATCTCTATTATGTCA contains these protein-coding regions:
- a CDS encoding UDP-sulfoquinovose synthase; translated protein: MSHVLILGGDGYLGWPTAMYFSARGYEVTVVDNYFRRNACVELDTGMLYPVPTLLERVNIWYEKTGKEIKVIIGDLTRPEIMRGLFDGKLKYSWSINKQFAGIPDTIIHYAEQPSAPYSLIDYNYADITITNNLRVTNNLMWAVRDFARHTHIVKLGTMGEYGTPDIDIEEGWIDIEHKGRKDKFLFPRQASSLYHTTKIMDTDLLWFGVRMWDLRVTDLMQGPVYGIETEESQIDDRLKTLFNYDEIFGTIVNRFITQAVVDYPLTVYGGGGQTRGYLNIKDTLQCVHMSEKTPAKRGELRIFNQIMETFTANELAEMVQRVGAARGHEVKIEHLENPRKEKDKHYYNPIYQGLVDIGVEPHYLTGDVMHSIFEVVEQYRGTIRKDVIFKGIKW